Proteins found in one Cryptococcus neoformans var. grubii H99 chromosome 14, complete sequence genomic segment:
- a CDS encoding pentatricopeptide repeat protein, protein MFTKATSHLRPFIRLPSSHSPASPDHFTANPSLLHHLPQHGASNSVIVQGQHSAQAGSTSGHAGRTGYGGGAGAGGGYTGHARAFLSLPQTASVDPSSTLSDERKKDASGSSTSNTSLLLKHRLSKTPRIVHLNDSVRARRAIEERKGGKDFTVVELEEVPRIHRRESIAEYTSGRLPLTSNSTRSLARSHTSFDIFQVGIPQPRSIGLRALSTTSDAPRALEAEDIEAIEELELMTPRAQRDVRTVGQPNRVLMDLAGRDLPSTVTASWQLGGVRRNSTAAVERPSLDLPPADLSNIATPERKEDKQREEAIFQALQQAKQNGNVELVKNLITHYRSPRSLPPFSPDSLPGVPELSKHYPLPSGFSIRIYNACLIAALATRSPGQSIAPILEIYNELLEKDIIPDSMTYGAVIRALAMRERDVRGSQEIWERQKTWGLWRAEISGNHTWDPEVAAENDANIEAYLAENNVLSAVRLFRAAALTGQAGRFVMSIHGTLLDALSKLEKPDVTVMEQLVEHAESHEVPGTISLYKHLFVAYSKVKDASALTQVWSKYRDLAKTASREDWAAACGQRDASDDRIEGAMREPWDIVISAFIEVGELSKAFEVFGEMAEVAEKKTKGEVPPATHRTCGVLVAALARAGELDLALEWFNSLQASAILIENSPHRLTLEHTIVLTEQLLLKGRWFDAADLVIGLGKIRDELSQSSAQHSLRTVAWKTNFALIHHAACSIPEEAARTLARAQDVLAAVPIQLDLRSIVLHLTLLAQAGDYTNMVRVVDLISARKFPANTIQKLNDACDQIAKENIPFKYRIELIKAFGRHHAELTPVVAEKLIQAYVSEKGRSVDERDLSKESLYTLFDAFTVVEQKQVSEGEYDEALEQLMKDLAAIDISEDMKNANSNQAVGYLVKNVIFRFGAERARSMLSAVVGEQEAANLVQPVSPIFTQSETVSRSDSEAASPSHSHASSATSAPALSFSQTLTSSIERFTYRNPTITPLEAYALLRDGLSVSQVPRLEVILSLMDHLARRNDEPKVRELYELAQVVLNSLVRPDVQAQNWYSTENAMLIACCHLGYLEEAGLHRARIVQAGFSPNADAYATMIASSKDTTDDALVARELWEEALGMGVKPHLFLYNTVISKLSKARKAESALDLFMRMKSERIRPSSVTYGAVINACCRVGDALSAETLFEEMTSQPNFRPRVPPYNTMMQFYLQTQPNRERFLYYYGALQRARVPPSAHTYKLLLDAYATLPPIDIPTMELVFSHLIADKSVRVQGTHWASLISAYGIHAGDVKKAEEVFNKIPAKGGDYEAVVWEAWLNVLSQQGTIEQLEEARTRMLESGVQPTAYVYNVLINGYARAGNIGRAREVFESMGDSITGVAAPNNHPVLLTSSGHAKPSTQATTTGVVYREPSTYEAMIRAEVTCGDQQRAAEVLQRMEERGYPMAVYMRGKAALEGEPPKF, encoded by the exons ATGTTCACAAAAGCAAC TTCCCACCTCCGTCCCTTCATCCGGctcccctcttcccattccccCGCCTCTCCAGACCACTTCACTGCCAACCCTTCTCTTTTACACCATCTCCCTCAGCATGGCGCGAGTAATTCAGTAATTGTTCAGGGGCAACATTCTGCCCAGGCCGGTAGCACGTCTGGACATGCTGGACGGACAGGCTACGGTGGTGGTGCAGGTGCTGGCGGAGGATATACC GGTCATGCGCGGgctttcctctctctccctcaaaCAGCTTCTGTCGATCCTTCTTCTACCCTCTCTGACGAGCGAAAAAAGGACGCTTCAGGCTCATCCACTTCAAATACATCTTTACTCCTTAAACACCGTCTCTCCAAGACACCACGAATAGTTCACCTTAATGATTCTGTTCGGGCGCGACGAGCAATTGAAGAACGAAAAGGAGGTAAAGATTTTACCGTCGTGGAACTCGAGGAAGTCCCCAGAATCCACAGACGAGAGTCCATCGCCGAATACACCTCTGGCCGATTACCCTTAACGTCTAATTCAACCCGATCACTCGCCCGTTCTCATACTTCTTTCGACATTTTCCAGGTCGGTATTCCTCAACCTCGATCAATAGGCCTTCGTGCCCTCTCGACAACATCTGATGCACCCCGAGCTCTTGAAGCAGAGGATATCGAGGCGATTGAAGAATTGGAGTTGATGACTCCTCGTGCTCAACGAGACGTTAGGACGGTCGGTCAACCCAATCGAGTGTTGATGGACCTCGCAGGACGAGATTTGCCCTCAACAGTCACAGCCAGTTGGCAATTGGGAGGGGTCAGGAGGAATTCCACTGCTGCGGTTGAGCGGCCATCGCTCGATCTCCCTCCTGCTGACCTTTCCAATATTGCGACTCCCGAGCGAAAGGAGGACAAACAGCGTGAAGAGGCGATTTTCCAAGCGCTTCAACAAGCGAAACAGAATGGAAATGTCGAACTCGTCAAAAACCTCATCACCCATTACCGTTCTCCTCGATCGCTTCCACCTTTTTCACCCGACAGTCTTCCTGGTGTTCCAGAATTGTCAAAGCATTACCCCCTTCCCTCCGGTTTCTCAATCAGGATTTACAACGCTTGCCTCATTGCGGCTCTTGCGACCCGAAGCCCCGGTCAATCCATTGCGCCAATTCTCGAAATTTACAACGAGCTCTTAGAGAAAGACATAATCCCTGATAGCATGACCTACGGCGCAGTAATCCGAGCTTTGGCCATGAGGGAGCGAGACGTTAGAGGGAGTCAGGAAATTTGGGAACGCCAAAAGACTTGGGGCTTGTGGCGGGCCGAAATTAGTGGAAATCACACTTGGGATCCTGAAGTAGCGGCTGAGAACGACGCAAACATAGAGGCATACCTCGCTGAAAACAATGTTTTGTCGGCAGTCAGGCTTTTCCGAGCGGCGGCTTTAACAGGCCAGGCTGGGCGATTTGTCATGTCGATACATGGCACTTTGTTAGACGCTTTGAGCAAGCTGGAGAAGCCTGATGTAACTGTGATGGAACAGTTAGTCGAGCACGCCGAGTCCCATGAAGTGCCAGGTACAATATCGCTCTACAAGCATCTCTTCGTGGCCTACTCTAAAGTCAAGGACGCTTCTGCTCTTACTCAAGTATGGAGCAAGTACCGAGATCTGGCCAAGACAGCAAGTCGAGAAGACTGGGCCGCTGCGTGCGGTCAGCGTGATGCCTCTGATGACAGGATCGAAGGGGCTATGCGAGAGCCTTGGGATATTGTTATAAGTGCTTTCATTGAAGTTGGGGAGTTGAGCAAGGCGTTCGAAGTCTTTGGAGAAATGGCGGAGGTCGCAGAAAAGAAGACTAAGGGTGAGGTGCCGCCTGCCACCCACAGGACGTGCGGTGTACTTGTAGCTGCCCTTGCTCGAGCTGGCGAACTCGACCTCGCTCTAGAGTGGTTCAACAGCTTACAAGCCTCTGCTATTCTTATTGAGAACTCGCCCCATCGACTCACCCTCGAACACACCATCGTCCTTACAGAGCAGCTCCTCCTCAAGGGACGTTGGTTTGACGCTGCTGACCTCGTCATTGGGCTTGGGAAGATTCGTGATGAGTTGTCTCAATCAAGCGCCCAACATAGCCTGCGCACCGTCGCGTGGAAGACTAACTTTGCTCTTATTCACCACGCCGCTTGCTCGATTCCTGAAGAAGCTGCTCGCACTCTCGCTCGTGCGCAGGACGTACTTGCGGCCGTTCCCATTCAACTCGATCTGCGATCTATCGTCCTCCACCTTACACTCCTCGCCCAGGCTGGCGATTATACCAATATGGTTCGCGTCGTTGATCTCATCTCTGCCCGAAAGTTTCCTGCCAACACCATCCAAAAATTGAATGACGCTTGCGACCAAATCGCCAAGGAAAACATACCTTTCAAGTACCGAATCGAATTGATCAAGGCATTTGGCCGGCATCACGCTGAGCTGACCCCGGTCGTGGCGGAGAAGCTTATTCAGGCTTATGTCTCAGAGAAAGGCAGGTCTGTTGATGAGCGTGATTTGAGCAAAGAATCGCTCTATACTCTTTTTGATGCGTTCACTGTCGTTGAACAAAAGCAAGTAAGTGAGGGGGAATATGACGAGGCGCTTGAGCAATTGATGAAGGACCTCGCGGCGATCGACATCAGTGAGGATATGAAGAATGCGAACTCAAACCAGGCCGTAGGCTATTTAGTGAAGAACGTGATATTCAGGTTCGGTGCTGAGCGCGCTCGATCCATGTTGAGTGCAGTCGTTGGCGAGCAAGAAGCTGCCAACTTGGTCCAACCCGTTTCTCCCATTTTTACCCAATCCGAAACTGTCTCTCGAAGTGATTCCGAAGCTGCCTCTCCTAGCCATTCTCACGCTTCTTCGGCTACCTCTGCCCCTgccctttctttctcccaaACGCTTACTTCCTCGATCGAGCGTTTCACTTACCGTAACCCCACCATCACTCCTCTAGAAGCTTACGCACTCCTTCGAGACGGTCTTTCGGTCTCCCAGGTCCCTCGACTCGAAGTCATTCTCTCCTTGATGGATCATCTTGCCCGTCGCAACGATGAGCCCAAAGTCCGGGAGCTCTACGAGCTGGCCCAGGTTGTACTTAACTCTTTGGTCAGACCAGATGTTCAAGCCCAAAATTGGTACTCTACCGAGAACGCTATGCTCATCGCTTGCTGTCATCTCGGCTACCTCGAAGAGGCCGGTCTGCATCGAGCTCGTATTGTCCAAGCTGGCTTTTCACCCAATGCTGATGCTTATGCTACCATGATTGCTTCTTCAAAGGACACCACCGATGACGCGCTGGTCGCTAGAGAATTATGGGAGGAAGCTCTTGGTATGGGTGTGAAACCTCATCTATTCTTGTACAATACTGTCATCAGCAAATTGAGTAAGGCCAGGAAGGCGGAAAGTGCTTTGGATTTGTTCATGAGGATGAAGTCGGAAAGGATTAGGCCGTCCAGTGTTACTTATGGAGCTGTTATC AACGCTTGCTGTCGAGTTGGCGATGCTTTGTCCGCAGAGACGTTGTTCGAGGAAATGACTTCTCAACCCAATTTCCGACCTCGAGTTCCTCCCTACAA CACTATGATGCAGTTTTACCTCCAGACCCAACCCAACCGAGAGCGTTTCCTCTACTATTATGGTGCCCTTCAACGCGCTCGCGTCCCTCCTTCTGCACACACCTATAAGCTCCTTCTCGATGCCTATGccactctccctcctatTGATATCCCTACTATGGAACTCGTATTCTCTCATCTTATTGCCGACAAATCTGTACGTGTTCAGGGTACTCACTGGGCGAGCTTGATCTCCGCGTACGGTATTCACGCGGGTGATGTCAAGAAGGCCGAGGAGGTGTTCAACAAGATTCCAGCGAAGGGTGGAGACTACGAAGCAGTTGTATGGGAGGCGTGGTTAAATGTGCTTAGTCAA